Genomic window (Kangiella profundi):
TGGACGTCCACATGCTTACCTACGCAAATTCGGCCTATGCCGTAATAAGCTTCGTGAGCATGCTATGAAAGGTGACGTTCCTGGTTTGGTTAAGGCTAGCTGGTAAGGCTTGGGAGAATCACAATGAGTATGCAAGATCCAATTGCAGATATGTTGACTCGTATTCGTAACGGCCAGACCGCTGCGAAGAAAACTGTCGCTATCCCTGCATCAAAATTAAAGAAAGCTATTGCTCAAGTACTAGTTGATGAAGGTTTCATCGCTGGCTTCAGCGTAGAAGAAGGTTCAAAGCCGACAATGACTGTTGAGTTGAAATACTACCAAGGTCGTCCGGTTATCGAG
Coding sequences:
- the rpsH gene encoding 30S ribosomal protein S8, with the translated sequence MSMQDPIADMLTRIRNGQTAAKKTVAIPASKLKKAIAQVLVDEGFIAGFSVEEGSKPTMTVELKYYQGRPVIEELKRVSRPGLRIYKKVDELPKVIGGLGVAIISTSKGVMTDRAARKNGHGGEVLCTVA